The genomic segment CGACGCGGCTCCTTCCGGCTCGACCAGCGAGGCGTAGAACGAGGCGTACTTGTGCCCGGAGTCGGGCGAGATCCCCACGACCAGGCCGGCGGTCGCGGGGTCGAGGCCCGCGATGGCGTGCGTGATCGCGCCGGTCGAGGGCCCCACGATCAGGCCCTCCTCGCGGAACAGGCGCAGCGTCATCGCATACGCCGGCCCGTCGTCCACCCGGACGACGTCGTCGATCACCGAGCGATCGAGGATCTCCGGCGCCTTCGCCTCCTCCAGGTTCTTGAGGCCCGGCAGCCGATGGCCGCGCTGCGGCTCCACCGCGACGACGCGGATGCCGCGGTCCCGCTCCTTGAGGAACCGCCCGACGCCCGTGATGGTGCCGCAGGTTCCGTAGCCCGCGACGAACGTCCGCACCTTGCCCTCGGTCTGCTCCCAGATCTCGGGACCGGTGGTCTCGTAGTGCGCGCGGACGTTGTCGGGATTGGCGTACTGGTTCGGCATCGCGTAGCGACCGCGGTGGGCGGGGCTGTCGGCGATCGCGCGGGCCAGCGCGATCGCCCCGTCGCGCGGATTGTCCACCGGGCACAGATCGTCCGGCGTCGCCATGACCGTGGCGCCCAGCATCCTGAGCAGCACCAGCTTCTCCTGCGGCACCCCCGAGGGGATCGTGACCGTGAGCGGGATGC from the Gemmatimonadales bacterium genome contains:
- a CDS encoding cysteine synthase family protein, with amino-acid sequence MGVATIVAERKAARGGRNGKRLTTDPRRRRYGDVRELIASPRNPTPLVHLNRVAAGLDAYLKLEWMNPFGSIKDRTARYLLEGMRERGALEGRELVEATSGNTGIALAALAALEGIPLTVTIPSGVPQEKLVLLRMLGATVMATPDDLCPVDNPRDGAIALARAIADSPAHRGRYAMPNQYANPDNVRAHYETTGPEIWEQTEGKVRTFVAGYGTCGTITGVGRFLKERDRGIRVVAVEPQRGHRLPGLKNLEEAKAPEILDRSVIDDVVRVDDGPAYAMTLRLFREEGLIVGPSTGAITHAIAGLDPATAGLVVGISPDSGHKYASFYASLVEPEGAAS